The sequence below is a genomic window from Streptomyces sudanensis.
GCGGACGCTAGCGGCAGTTATACGCCCGGACGCGCCGGTCCCGCCGCGGGCGCCCGCCCGGCCCGCGGCGGCGGGGCCCTCGCCGTCGGTACGAGGGCAGCCGGCACGAAGGCCGCCGGGCGGGGTCGGGCACCGGGCNGGGTCGGATACCGGCCGAGGTGGGCGGCCGCGTCGAGCATGGCCAGGCNNNNAATACATCAGGCAGCGAGCGTGGTACAGTCGTAAGGGGGGTCGGGCACCGGGCGGGGTCAGCTGCCGGACAGGGTCAGGTACCGGCCGAGGTGGGCGGCCGCGTCGAGCATGGCCAGGCCGCGGGCGGTGAGCTTGCCGCGCCAGTCGTCCAGGGCGGCGGCCAGCGCGTCGGTGCCGCCGGCCGTGCGGACCTGCCGGACCACGGTGGCGATGTGGCGCAGCGGGTGGCCGCCGCGCCTGAGGAGGTGGGCCAGTTCGGCGTCGCGGACGTCGGGAGCGCGGAAGACGCGGTGGCCGGTGAGCGGGTCCCGCCCGGGGGCGAGGACTCCGGCGGCCTCCCAGTTGCGCAGGGTCGCCGGGGTGACGCGGAGCCGGCGCGCCAGTTCGCCTACGGACAGGGGGCCCGATCCCGCCACCCGGCTCGCGACGGTGCCGGGCACCTCCGGCCGGCCCGCGACCGCGCCCGGCCCCGCCGACCGGGCCGGAGCGGCGCCGGGCGCCCCCGACCGACCCGCGACGGCGCTCGGGCCCGCCGACCGGCCCGGAGTGGCGCCCGGCCCCTCCGACCGGCCCGTGACGGCTCCCGTGGCCTCCCCCCGGCCCGCGACGGCGCCCGGCGCCCGCGTCAGGTGGTCCACCGCAGCCCGTACCGCGTCGAGGGTCTGCCGGTCGCGGAGCAGCTGGTCGTGGCCCCGGTCGACGGCCGTCAGGGCGTCGTCGAGCCGGTCGTGGTGGAGCGCGGTCATGATCTGGCCGGCCGTGGCGTGCCCGTACGCCCGGACGAGGGACAGGTAGGCGCGCAGGGCCGCCGCGTGCAGCTCGGTGTAGACGCGGTAGCCGCTGCGGGTGCGCTCGGCGGGCGGGATGAACCCGTCCCGCTCGTGGTTGCGGACCGCCTGGGTCGAGATGCCGTGCTCCCGGGCGAGGTCGACGGGCCGGAGTGTTCTCACCGTTTGAGACTTTACCGGGCGACCTCCCTTCACTCGGCGCTCAAGTCTCAACCGGTCTTTCAAAGTTACGCTTGAGGTCCATGAGTCAGGACATACAGGACCTGGTCGCCGTCTCCGGCGACCTGCTGGCGTTCGGCGAGCCGACGCACCGGGAACCGGCCTTCGCGCTGGTCCGCAACGAACTGCTCGCCCGGCTGGTCGGCCACGGCTTCCGTTCGGTCGCCCTGGAGATCGACCGGGTGGCCGCGCTCGTCGTGGACGACCACGTGCGGGAGGGGACCGGAAGCCTCGACGAGGTGATGCGCGAGGGCTTCTCCCACGGCTGGGGGGAGCTGGAGCCCAACCGGCGCCTGGTCGCGTGGCTGCGCCGGTACAACGAGGGCCGGCCGCCGCACGAGCGGGTGGCCCTCCACGGCTTCGACGCGCCGACCGAGAACACCAGCGCCCCCAGCCCCCGCACCTACCTCGAACACGCCCGCGACTACCTGGGGCTCGACCTCGACCTCGCGGCCCTCGCCGGCGACGACGAGCGGTGGAGCCGTACGGAGGCGATCCTCGACCCGGCCGCGTCGGTCGGCGCCACCCCCGAGGCCGAGCGGCTGCGGGCGGTCGCCGACGACATGCTCGTCACCCTCCACGAACGCGCGCCGGAACGGATCGCGGCGACCTCGCACGCCCGGTGGCTGCGGGCCCTGACGCACCTCACCGCCGGCCTCGGCCTCCTGCGCTACCACCGGCAGGCGGCGCGGCCCGGCGAGCGGAACGTGCGGATCGCCCGGCTCCTCGCCACCCGCGACGCGCTCATGGCCCAGAACCTCCTGGCCGTCCGGGAGGCCGAGGCGCGGCGCGGCGGGACGCTGGTCTTCGCCCACAACACCCACCTGCAGCGGGGCGCGAGCACTCTCCGGGTGGGGGACGCGGACGTGGAGTGGTTCGGCGCCGGGGCCATCGTGGCGAACCTGTCGGGCGAGCGGTACGCCTTCGCCGCCGGCAGCGTCGGCCGCAGCGAGGCCCTCGGCCTCGGCGAGCCCGGACCGGACACCTTCGAGGGCTTCCTCCAGGGCCGTACCGCCCGCTGGGGGCTGCTGGCCGCCTCCGCGGTCCCCGACGCCCGCACCCGGACCGACACCGACCCCCGGCAGGGGTACTACCCGCTCGCCCGGGCGACGCTCGACGGGGCCGACGCGGTCCTGCACATCCGCGACGGCGCGGCGATCACCGCGCCCTGACCGCACGGGCACCGGCCGGGGCGGGGGCGGNGNCCCGGAGCCGGGGCGCGCCGCNCNCNCCNTAAGGGGACGCCGCCCGTCCGGTCCGGACGCCGCCCGTCCGGTTCGGCCGCCGCGNGCNCGCCGGCCGGCGTCCCCCNCGTCGCGCCCCGCCGCCCGTGCCAGCATGGGCGGGGACGCCGACGGGGAGGGACTGACGTGGCAGTCGGACGCATCTGGCTGGACGTGCCGTTCGCCGAGAAGGACGAGGCGAAGAGGGGCGGGGCGCGGTGGGACCCGTCGGCGCGGCGCTGGTACGCGCCCCGGCCGGGGATGGCGGAACTGGAGCGGTGGGCGGCCGCGCCGGACGTGCCCGACCTGCTGCCCGGCGAGGACCGGGGCCTGGGGAGCGGGCTGTTCGTCGACCTGGTGCCGCAGACCTGCTGGTTCACCAACGTCCGGTCCTGCGTGGACCAGCGGGACTGGGAGCGGCTCCGCCGGGTGATCACGCGCCGGGCCGGGCGGCGCTGCGAGGTCTGCGGGGCCGGTGAGGACCGCGAGCGGCGGTGCCGGCTGGAGGCCCACGAGCGGTGGACGTACGACGAGCGCGCACGCGTGCAGACCCTGAAGCGGCTCATCTGCCTGTGCACCGACTGCCACACGGTCACCCACTACGGGTACGCCCAGGTCCGCGGCGTCGAGGCGCAGGCGTTCGCCCATCTGGTGGCGGTCACCGGGATGACGGAGGCGCGGGCCCGGGAGCACGTGCGGGCCGCGTTCGCGGTGTGGGAGCAGCGCTCCCGGGTCGCCTGGGAGCTGGACCTGGGCATCCTCACCGGTGCCGGGATCAGGCTCGCCCCGCCGCCCGGCGCCGACGCCCGCGCCGGGGTCTCCGAGCGGACGCTGCGCTCCGCCGGCCGCCCGCCGGTGCCGTAGCGGCGGGGGCGTACCCGGCCGCCCGCCCGCGGCGGGNCGGCCGGGTACGCCCCGCCTTTCCCCCTCCCCCCGCCCCCCGCCCCCCCCGCACACCCCATTCCGGCCTCTCCTTTCCAACAACAAANNNNNNNNNNNNNNNNNNNNNNNNNNNNNNGCCCCCCGCCCCCGCCCGCAGCCCGCAGCCGCCGTCACCGTCTCCCGCGCCCGCGACCCGCCGTCACGGCCCTCCCGGGCCGCCGTCCGTCGTCACCGTCCTCCGGGAGCGCAGTTCGTCGACCGCGGCCGCGCAGGCGCGCGTGCCGTCCGCCGTCAGCACCGCCATGCCGAGCCGGTCGGCCGACGACCTGAGCGGGGCCACCGGGTCGCCCGGTTCCACCGGTACCTCCCAGCGCAGCAGCCGCCATCCGGCCGGGTCGGGCCGCGGGGCGACCGCCGTGACGCGGCCCGGCGGGGCGGTGACGAACACGGTCGCCGCCGCCGCTGCCGCCGCTCCCTCGGGCTCCTCGCGCGGCCCCTCGCCGATCGGCCAGCCCAGGGCGGCGCGCCGCCAGTCGACGCCCCGGGTGAGGCGTACGAGGTCGGGGATGCCGTCGCCGCCGGGGCGGGTGTGCGTCTCGACGACGGTCACGCGGGCGGCGTCGACCTTGACCTCCGTGTGCGCCGGGCCGTCCGCGAGCCCCACCGCGTCGAGCAGTTCGGCGACCGCCCGCTCCACCCGCCGCCGCCCGGCCGCGTCCAGCGACGGCGGCGGCATCAGATGGGCGACCTCGACGAACGCCTCGCCCTCGGTGCGCTTCTCCGCGATGCCGAGGAAGGCGTGGCGCCCGCCGGAGGACAGCGTCTCGACGCTGAACTCCCGCCCCCCGACGTACCGTTCGAGCAGTGTGGCGCGGTTCCTGCGGTCCTCCGGCAGATCGTCCGCCGAGCGCAGCAGCGCGACGGCGTTGCTGCCGGTGCCCGCGACCGGCTTGGCGACCACGGGGGCGCCCCCGCCGAACAGCCGGGCCACCGCCTCCGCGTCGTCACCGGCCGCGAACGGCGGGTTCAGGTGGGGGGCCGCCCGCTCCAGGACGCGCCGCATCTCCAGTTTGTCGCGCGTCACCCGTACGACCTCCGGGGGCACCCCGGCCGCGCCGAGGCACCGGGCCGCGACGGCCGCCGGTTCGAGCCCGAGTTCGGTGAGCGAGACGACGGCGGCCGGGGCGAGGGGCCGCAGCACCTCGTCGACGAACGCCCGGAAGGTCGGGCCGTGCTGGTAGTCGGCCGCGTGGTGCGCGGCGGCGGGCGCGTCGAGGGGGGCGGCGCCGGGCAGCCGTACGTGGACGACGTCGACGGGCAGCGTGGCCGCCGCGCGGGCGACCGCCGCGTCGGCGCCGAGGACCACGAGCGTCACGGCGCCCGCCGCGCGCCGCGCGCACGGCCCGCGAGGTGTCCGCGTCCCCGTTCCACACGCCGATCGTAACCGCCGGGCAGCCGTTTCGGACCTCTGCGGAAAGCCCCCTGACGTCACGTCAGGGCGCCGTGCGCAGCTCCGGCGGCAGCGGCCGGGTGTGCAGGACGTCCAGCCGGGACACCGCGCGGGTGAGGGCCACGTACAGCCGGTTCGGGCCCCGCGGCCCGGTGTCCGCGACGGTGGCGGGCTCGGCGAGGACGACGTGCAAGCCGCCACCCGCCTCCGCGCCCGTCACCGCCTCCGCGTCCCTCGCCGGACCCGCGCCCTCCTCAGCCACGCTGCCGCTCCACCAGCACCTGGACCCCGTCCAGCAGGCGGGCCAGACCGAAGCGGAACTCGTCGTCCGGGTCGCCGGGGCCGTCCATGATGCCGGACTCCAGGGCCCGCGCCACCGCCGGATACCGCCCGGGGTCCGCCAGCAGCCGCAGCGTGCGGCCGTAGCGGCCCATCACCTCCTCGGGCGTGTCGCCCGTCGCCGCGGCCGCCGCGCCGATGTCGGCCATCACCCGGGTCTCGTTCCGCACGAACCCGCCGAGCAGCAGCACCACCGAGACCTTCGCCCCCTCGTCCAGCGGCGTGTCCGCCATCGCCGCCATGCCGGCCTCCCACCACGCCACCGAGTGGGGAGTGACCGGAGGGCCGGAGACGGGCACGTGCAGCGCCCACAGGTTGCGCTGGAACATCTCGCGCTGCGCCCACGCCCAGCGGGCCAGGGCGTCGCGCCAGCCGGTGCCGGGCGGCGGCGGGTCCGGGGGCGCGCCGATCGCGGCGTCCAGCATCAGCACGTACAGCTCGTCCTTGGAGGCGACGTGGCGGTACAGCGACATGGTGGAGGCCCCCAGCTTCTTCGCGACGCGGCCCATGGAGACCGCCGCGAGGCCCTCCGCCGCGGCCAGGGCGACCGCCACGTCCACGATCCGGTGCACGCTCAGACCGGGCCTGGGCCCCTTGGCGGGGCGTTCCCGCAGGCCCCAGGCGGCCTCCAGACCGGGCGTGAGCCCCGTACCGCCACTGTCCGCCACCGGCTCCACCCCTCCCGGACCCCGGCCCGGGCGCCGGGCCGCTTGACACCCATCCTAGTAATGCGTAACCCTTACGCAGTAGAGCGTATGCCATACGCAGTAAGAGGGAGCGCCATGCCGGGCAACACCGCCCGCACCACCGCACAAGCCGCCGCCGGTGCCGCCGTCGAGGCCCTCGGCCTCCGCACGTCGTACCGGGACGTCCCCGTCCTCGACGGGCTCGACCTGCGCGTGGAGCGCGGCACCGTCTTCGCCCTGCTCGGCCCGAACGGCGCCGGGAAGACCACCACCGTCCGCGTCCTGGCCACCCTCACCCCGCCGGACGGCGGCAGGGCGCGGGTCGCCGGGTACGACGTGGTCGCCGAACGCGCCCGCGTCCGCCGGGCCATCAGCCTGACCGGGCAGTACGCGGCCGTGGACGACCTCCAGACCGGCGCCGAGAACCTGCGCATGACGGCGAGGCTGTCCGGGCTGTCCCGGCGCGCCGCCCGGCACCGCGCCACCGAGCTGCTGGAGCGGTTCGGCCTCGCGCACGCCGCCGACCGGCTCGTCGGCACCTACTCGGGCGGGATGCGGCGCCGACTCGACCTGGCGGCCGGGCTCGTCGGGGAGCCCGAGGTGGTCTTCCTGGACGAGCCGACGACCGGCCTCGACCCGCGCAGCCGCCAGGAGTTGTGGGAGGTCGTACGGGGCCTGGCGGCGGGCGGCGCGACGGTCTTCCTCACCACCCAGTACCTGGAGGAGGCCGACCGGCTGGCCGACCGCGTGGCCGTCATGGACGGGGGGAGGATCGTCGCCGAGGGGACGGCCGACGCGCTCAAGTCCCGCGTGGCCGGCCACCGCCTGGACGTCGTCGCCACGGACACGGAGGCGTACGAGCGCCTCGCGGCGGGGGCGGAGACGCTCACCCGCACGCACGCGGTACCCACCGCCGACCCCGGTCCGCGCCGCTCCCCCGAGTCCCTCACCCTCGGCGTGCCCACCGACGGAACCGCCCCGTCCGTGCGGGCGCTGCTCGACGCGCTCGATCCGGACCGCACGGACATCGCCCGCTTCGCGGTGCGCACCGCGACCCTCGACGACGTGTTCCTCGCCCTGACCGGCACCGGAGCCGGCACCGGAACCACCGCCACCGCCCCCGTCCTCGGAACCGTCCCCGGAACCGGAACCGCCGTGAAGGAGTCCCGCCGTGCCTGACGCCGCCCTCACCCTCGTCGGCCGGAGCGTCCGGCTCAGCCGCCGCAACCCCGACGCGCTCATCACCGCCATGGTGCTGCCGGTGATGCTGATGCTGGTGTTCGTCTACTTCTTCGGCGGCGCCATCGACACCGGCACACGCACCTCGTACGTGACGTACGTCGTGCCCGGCGTCCTCCTGCTGTGCGCCGGGTTCGGCGCGTCCACCACCGCCGTGCGGGTCAGCGAGGACATGCGGGCGGGCATCGTCGACCGGTTCCGCTCCCTCGACGTGGGCGCGACGCCGATCCTCGCCGGGCACGTCGGGGCGAGCGTGCTGCGGAACGTGCTGTCGACGGCCCTCGTCGTCGGCGTCGCGTTCCTGATCGGCTTCCGCCCCGAGGCCGGGTTCGCCGGATGGGCGGCGGCGCTGGGGCTGCTGCTGGCGTTCGTGCTGGCCGTGTCGTGGCTGTCGGCGGCGGCCGGGCTGCTGGCGCGCACCCCGGAGGCGGCGAGCGGGTTCACCTTCCTCATGATGTTCCTGCCGTACCCGAGCAGCGCGTTCGTCCCGATCGACACGATGCCCGGCTGGCTGCACGGCTTCGCCGAGCA
It includes:
- a CDS encoding ATP-grasp domain-containing protein, encoding MTLVVLGADAAVARAAATLPVDVVHVRLPGAAPLDAPAAAHHAADYQHGPTFRAFVDEVLRPLAPAAVVSLTELGLEPAAVAARCLGAAGVPPEVVRVTRDKLEMRRVLERAAPHLNPPFAAGDDAEAVARLFGGGAPVVAKPVAGTGSNAVALLRSADDLPEDRRNRATLLERYVGGREFSVETLSSGGRHAFLGIAEKRTEGEAFVEVAHLMPPPSLDAAGRRRVERAVAELLDAVGLADGPAHTEVKVDAARVTVVETHTRPGGDGIPDLVRLTRGVDWRRAALGWPIGEGPREEPEGAAAAAAATVFVTAPPGRVTAVAPRPDPAGWRLLRWEVPVEPGDPVAPLRSSADRLGMAVLTADGTRACAAAVDELRSRRTVTTDGGPGGP
- a CDS encoding ABC transporter permease, translated to MPDAALTLVGRSVRLSRRNPDALITAMVLPVMLMLVFVYFFGGAIDTGTRTSYVTYVVPGVLLLCAGFGASTTAVRVSEDMRAGIVDRFRSLDVGATPILAGHVGASVLRNVLSTALVVGVAFLIGFRPEAGFAGWAAALGLLLAFVLAVSWLSAAAGLLARTPEAASGFTFLMMFLPYPSSAFVPIDTMPGWLHGFAEHQPVTPVIESLRGLLLDRPVDDAPWIALAWWAGLLVLALALSGTLFRARTR
- a CDS encoding TetR/AcrR family transcriptional regulator C-terminal domain-containing protein, with amino-acid sequence MEPVADSGGTGLTPGLEAAWGLRERPAKGPRPGLSVHRIVDVAVALAAAEGLAAVSMGRVAKKLGASTMSLYRHVASKDELYVLMLDAAIGAPPDPPPPGTGWRDALARWAWAQREMFQRNLWALHVPVSGPPVTPHSVAWWEAGMAAMADTPLDEGAKVSVVLLLGGFVRNETRVMADIGAAAAATGDTPEEVMGRYGRTLRLLADPGRYPAVARALESGIMDGPGDPDDEFRFGLARLLDGVQVLVERQRG
- a CDS encoding TioE family transcriptional regulator yields the protein MRTLRPVDLAREHGISTQAVRNHERDGFIPPAERTRSGYRVYTELHAAALRAYLSLVRAYGHATAGQIMTALHHDRLDDALTAVDRGHDQLLRDRQTLDAVRAAVDHLTRAPGAVAGRGEATGAVTGRSEGPGATPGRSAGPSAVAGRSGAPGAAPARSAGPGAVAGRPEVPGTVASRVAGSGPLSVGELARRLRVTPATLRNWEAAGVLAPGRDPLTGHRVFRAPDVRDAELAHLLRRGGHPLRHIATVVRQVRTAGGTDALAAALDDWRGKLTARGLAMLDAAAHLGRYLTLSGS
- a CDS encoding ATP-binding cassette domain-containing protein, which translates into the protein MPGNTARTTAQAAAGAAVEALGLRTSYRDVPVLDGLDLRVERGTVFALLGPNGAGKTTTVRVLATLTPPDGGRARVAGYDVVAERARVRRAISLTGQYAAVDDLQTGAENLRMTARLSGLSRRAARHRATELLERFGLAHAADRLVGTYSGGMRRRLDLAAGLVGEPEVVFLDEPTTGLDPRSRQELWEVVRGLAAGGATVFLTTQYLEEADRLADRVAVMDGGRIVAEGTADALKSRVAGHRLDVVATDTEAYERLAAGAETLTRTHAVPTADPGPRRSPESLTLGVPTDGTAPSVRALLDALDPDRTDIARFAVRTATLDDVFLALTGTGAGTGTTATAPVLGTVPGTGTAVKESRRA
- a CDS encoding DUF5710 domain-containing protein, whose translation is MAVGRIWLDVPFAEKDEAKRGGARWDPSARRWYAPRPGMAELERWAAAPDVPDLLPGEDRGLGSGLFVDLVPQTCWFTNVRSCVDQRDWERLRRVITRRAGRRCEVCGAGEDRERRCRLEAHERWTYDERARVQTLKRLICLCTDCHTVTHYGYAQVRGVEAQAFAHLVAVTGMTEARAREHVRAAFAVWEQRSRVAWELDLGILTGAGIRLAPPPGADARAGVSERTLRSAGRPPVP
- a CDS encoding erythromycin esterase family protein produces the protein MSQDIQDLVAVSGDLLAFGEPTHREPAFALVRNELLARLVGHGFRSVALEIDRVAALVVDDHVREGTGSLDEVMREGFSHGWGELEPNRRLVAWLRRYNEGRPPHERVALHGFDAPTENTSAPSPRTYLEHARDYLGLDLDLAALAGDDERWSRTEAILDPAASVGATPEAERLRAVADDMLVTLHERAPERIAATSHARWLRALTHLTAGLGLLRYHRQAARPGERNVRIARLLATRDALMAQNLLAVREAEARRGGTLVFAHNTHLQRGASTLRVGDADVEWFGAGAIVANLSGERYAFAAGSVGRSEALGLGEPGPDTFEGFLQGRTARWGLLAASAVPDARTRTDTDPRQGYYPLARATLDGADAVLHIRDGAAITAP